The Spirochaetaceae bacterium DNA segment CCCAGTCTGAGCGCACGGGCACGGGATGCCATCGTGGATCCGGACAACGACGTCTACTTGAGCGCCGCGTCGGCTTGGGAGATAGTCATCAAGCACGCGGCCGGGCGCCTGCAGTTGACCCTCCCGGTAGATGACTACATTCCCCGGCAACGAGAGCTGCACGGTATTGAGCGGCTGCCGATTACCGAAGATGCCACGCTGGTCTTGGCCAAGCTGCCCGCCCGCCACCGGGATCCTTTCGACCGCATCCTGGTTGCCCAGGCGATCATGGATGCCTGCTCTCTGGTTACGCCGGACCCGCTCATCAAGGGCTACCCGGTGCCGATCCTCTGGTAGCGTCAGCTCTGGCGTTCAGCGGCAGCGAGTTACCGCGTCGACGCTTACGTGAACCGGTGCACCGTGAGCCCGGCGACGCGGTCGAAGTGGCGGGCGTCCCCGGTGACGATCGCGTCGCCGCGGGACAGCGCGGTCGCCGCAATGAGCAGGTCCGATGTCGGGATCCTCTGTCCCGCGGCGCTCAGTTGCGCATCGATCCGACCCACCACGCGCGCGACCGTGAGGGTGACGGGGAGCACCGGAATCGCCCCCAGCAGAGCCTCGATGAATTCCTCGCGTCTTGCTCGCCGCGACGGGTGGTCGGCGCGCCAGCAGCCGTGAAACAGCTCCGCCGCGCTCATCACCGACACCCACAGTTCGGCATTGCCCCAGCGCTCCATGATCTCGGCGACGAGTTGCTCCGGCGTGCGGCGGTTGCGTTCGGCGTGGATGCATGCCGTGGAATCGATCAGGAATCCCAAGCGGGAGGCTCCTCGACCGCCTCGCCGGCCAGGATGTCGCGCAGGTCGCCGCCGAAACCACCGTCGAGCAGGACACCGGATCGGTTGCGAAGATGTGCGATGCACTCCGAGGCGCGGCGCGGCGCAACCGGAGGCGGCGCCATGACGCAAACGTCATTGCCCCGGCGATGGACGACGAAGCGGCCACCCTGCAATTCGATCCGGTCAAGCAGCTTCGAGAACGAGCGGCTCGCCTCGGTTGCAGAGATCCGTTGCTCGCGAGCAATTGCCGCACGCGACTGGTAATCTGATTTATCGCGCACAGATCTGATACTATCGCACCGTCAGGGCGCGCGTCAAATCGGGCTGATGCGCTCACCGGGTTGCTGTGGCTAATACCACCTGGTCTTGTCCACGACGTTGGTCAGGGGTTGGCCGGCGAGGAAGCGGCGCGCGTTGTCGAGGATGATCCGGAAGCGGCGGTCGGGGATGTTGCCGGCGTCCGCCACCGCCACGTGCGGCGTCATCAGCACGTTCGGGAGGCCCCACAGCTTGTGATCGGCGGGCAGCGGCTCGTGCTCGTAGACATCCAGGCCGGCGCCCGCGATCTGGCCTGATTCGACGGCGTCGGCGAGGTCGTCGATCCTGCACACCATGCCGCGCCCGATGTTGATGAAGTACGCGGTCGGCTTCATCAGCCTGAACCGGGCGGCGTCGAACGTGAACTCGGTCTGGGGCGTGTGCGGGACGGTGGTGATGACGAAGTCGGCGCGCGGCAGGAGGTCGTCCAGCTCGTCCGGGGCGTGCAACTCCACGTACGGCAGGTCGTGCTCCGGGCGCGGCTCGATGCCGATCACGGTCATGCCCAGCTCGTGGCACAACCTGGCGGTCTCGTGGCCGATGCCCCCTACCCCGTTGATCAGCGCGGTGGCCTCGCCGAGGTAGACGTA contains these protein-coding regions:
- a CDS encoding PIN domain-containing protein; this translates as MGFLIDSTACIHAERNRRTPEQLVAEIMERWGNAELWVSVMSAAELFHGCWRADHPSRRARREEFIEALLGAIPVLPVTLTVARVVGRIDAQLSAAGQRIPTSDLLIAATALSRGDAIVTGDARHFDRVAGLTVHRFT
- a CDS encoding type II toxin-antitoxin system VapC family toxin, with product MRLLLDTCTFLWLVDDHPSLSARARDAIVDPDNDVYLSAASAWEIVIKHAAGRLQLTLPVDDYIPRQRELHGIERLPITEDATLVLAKLPARHRDPFDRILVAQAIMDACSLVTPDPLIKGYPVPILW
- a CDS encoding D-2-hydroxyacid dehydrogenase; translated protein: MPKFVFMPPQDDGRRMLAARLAEAVPEFHVTSPETDEEALEAIRDADAVYGWVSPAALAVAEKLAWVQNPDAGPFYGYYYRELIEHPLVICNPRGIYSDHISHHILMFVLALSRGLPWYLDAQRNRAWDKDARKTPYVYLGEATALINGVGGIGHETARLCHELGMTVIGIEPRPEHDLPYVELHAPDELDDLLPRADFVITTVPHTPQTEFTFDAARFRLMKPTAYFINIGRGMVCRIDDLADAVESGQIAGAGLDVYEHEPLPADHKLWGLPNVLMTPHVAVADAGNIPDRRFRIILDNARRFLAGQPLTNVVDKTRWY